A window from Telopea speciosissima isolate NSW1024214 ecotype Mountain lineage chromosome 8, Tspe_v1, whole genome shotgun sequence encodes these proteins:
- the LOC122671113 gene encoding sialyltransferase-like protein 1 — MVRGLSLPWSFGYMPETSQGGKEMHDYDLVLSFALKEPCVHLSFFFFFFLLNCIRYLALVAENRKYNLLRKEVRILSDFQSSVQQCVASRSLGLTSHILDHCKLILKFPEGTNSTWYNEQFKIYEPLEYHSDVCETILLWEQYRNMTTVLTREYLDDRPNGWLAYAAKRIAQLGADKCYNHSLCEEHLNLILPVKPPFHPRQFWTCAVVGNSGDLLKTEFREEIDRHDAVIRDNEAPVNEKYAKYVGLKRDFRLVVRGAARNMVAILNGSADEVLIIKSVTHRDFNAMIKNIPNPVYLFQGIVLRRGAKGTEMKSIELTLSMCDIVDIYGFTVDPGYTEWSVKPHKSSFYLHFSLVLIQMSLCFSAITYCEKGNLPQAMFFFL; from the exons ATGGTACGAGGGCTATCCTTACCATGGTCATTTGGTTACATGCCTGAAACTTCACAAGGAGGTAAGGAGATGCATGATTATGACCTTGTACTCAGTTTTGCTTTGAAAGAG CCCTGTgttcatctttctttcttcttctttttcttcctcttgaacTGTATTCGTTACTTGGCTTTAGTTGCAGAAAACCGGAAATACAATCTCCTCCGGAAAGAAGTTCGTATTTTATCTGATTTTCAGTCCAGTGTTCAGCAATGCGTG GCAAGCAGAAGTCTTGGACTGACTTCACACATTCTTGACCACTGTAAACTGATCCTTAAATTTCCAGAAGGCACAAACAGCACCTGG TACAATGAGCAATTTAAAATATATGAACCCTTGGAGTACCATTCTGATGTTTGTGAAACAATTCTACTGTGGGAACAG TACCGTAACATGACTACAGTTTTGACAAGAGAATATCTAGATGACCGACCTAATGGATGGCTAGCGTATGCAGCAAAAAGAATTGCTCAGTT GGGAGCAGATAAATGTTACAACCACTCTCTTTGTGAGGAGCATCTCAATTTGATTTTACCAGTGAAGCCCCCGTTTCATCCTCGCCAATTTTGGACATGTGCAGTTGTTGGGAACTCAGGAGATCTCTTGAAGACAGAATTTAGAGAGGAGATTGATAGGCATGATGCAGTTATTCGAGACAATGAAGCTCCTGTTAATGAG AAATATGCAAAGTATGTTGGTCTAAAAAGGGACTTCCGCCTTGTAGTTAGGGGTGCTGCTCGTAATATGGTCGCTATTCTTAATGGATCTG CTGATGAAGTACTTATTATTAAAAGTGTGACACATAGAGACTTCAATGCAATGATAAAG AATATTCCAAATCCAGTTTATCTTTTCCAGGGTATTGTGCTACGAAGAGGTGCTAAAGGCACCGAAATGAAATCTATTGAACTCACACTTTCTATGTGCGACATTGTTGACATATATGGTTTCACAGTTGATCCTGGCTACACAGAATGGTCAGTTAAACCTCATAAATCTTCCTTTTATCTGCATTTTAGCTTGGTTCTTATTCAGATGAGTCTATGCTTCTCTGCTATTACCTACTGTGAAAAGGGAAATCTACCACAGGCCATGTTTTTCTTCCTATGA